A portion of the Stigmatella aurantiaca DW4/3-1 genome contains these proteins:
- a CDS encoding FIST signal transduction protein has protein sequence MKVAQRVWTEANGWQDTAQRGPGTGAHLVLLFGARAHLQDPAIFRQVRAESPEALIVGCSTAGEICGTEVHDHSVVATAVGFEHTRVHLAQAHLAAPEQSHAAGASLARRLHQPGLSHVLVLSDGLKVNGTELVRGLREHLPSHVALTGGLAGDGPDFSRTVVCCNREPVEGGIAAVGFYGERLRIGYGSLGGWDAFGPERLITRARSNVLYELDGHSALALYKQYLGEHAAGLPATALRFPLSLRGEQEGCGLVRTVLGIDEQAQSMTFAGDIPEGAYARLMKANFDRLIDGAADAARAGLERLGNFQPELAVLISCVGRKLVLKQRVEEEVEGVRDVLGPSPALTGFYSYGEICPNGDVPRCELHNQTMTITAFSES, from the coding sequence ATGAAGGTGGCACAGAGGGTATGGACCGAGGCGAACGGGTGGCAGGACACGGCCCAGCGGGGGCCCGGCACGGGGGCACACCTGGTGTTGCTGTTTGGCGCCAGAGCACATCTCCAAGACCCCGCGATCTTCCGGCAGGTTCGCGCCGAGTCCCCAGAAGCCCTCATCGTGGGGTGTTCCACTGCGGGTGAGATTTGCGGCACCGAAGTTCACGATCATTCCGTGGTGGCCACGGCCGTGGGGTTCGAGCACACCCGGGTCCACCTGGCCCAGGCCCATCTGGCGGCCCCAGAGCAGAGCCATGCGGCGGGGGCATCCCTGGCCCGGCGGCTCCACCAGCCTGGGCTCTCCCATGTCCTGGTTCTGTCCGACGGGCTGAAGGTGAACGGCACCGAACTGGTGCGAGGCCTGCGCGAGCACCTGCCCAGCCACGTGGCGCTCACAGGAGGGCTCGCTGGCGACGGCCCGGATTTCTCGAGGACCGTCGTCTGTTGCAACCGCGAGCCCGTGGAAGGCGGGATCGCCGCCGTGGGCTTCTACGGTGAGCGGCTGCGCATTGGCTATGGGTCGCTCGGCGGCTGGGACGCCTTCGGTCCGGAGCGCCTCATCACCCGCGCTCGGAGCAACGTCCTCTACGAGCTCGACGGCCACTCGGCGTTGGCGCTGTACAAGCAATATCTGGGCGAGCATGCAGCCGGCCTTCCCGCCACCGCGCTGCGCTTTCCCCTCTCCCTCCGCGGCGAACAGGAAGGCTGCGGTCTGGTTCGCACCGTGCTTGGCATTGACGAACAGGCCCAGAGCATGACCTTCGCGGGCGACATACCCGAGGGGGCTTATGCCCGCCTGATGAAGGCCAACTTCGACAGGCTCATCGATGGGGCCGCGGACGCGGCGCGCGCGGGCCTCGAACGGCTGGGCAACTTCCAGCCGGAACTGGCGGTGCTCATCAGCTGCGTGGGCCGCAAGCTGGTGCTCAAGCAGCGCGTGGAGGAAGAAGTCGAAGGCGTGCGCGACGTCCTCGGGCCGAGCCCTGCCTTGACCGGGTTCTATTCCTATGGGGAGATTTGTCCCAACGGCGATGTCCCCCGGTGCGAACTCCACAACCAAACCATGACCATCACGGCTTTCTCAGAATCGTGA
- a CDS encoding alkaline phosphatase PhoX: MAALGLWACTGDTGPTGPAGPAGPPGDPGDPGSPGEPVKSLSFTPINVAVTDAQKRSVYASPKARVNGKEVSIQYETVMRTGHSLTGHVFGRMVQKNGSPVRNTDGSEFISPSNDFSALIQTGNKIFELTQFETTPAAMYLSELSQDANGKLTAISTRPIDFSGVEGYWTPCAGSVSPWNTNLSSEEYPADARLFETTASVSALPLADRSMLRYWGLDPTTATIEEAKAVYSPYRYGFVVEVAVDGSGTTTVTKHYAAGRRALELAYVMPDRRTAYLSDDGVNDGFNMFVAARAGDLSEGQLYAARWFQTSPADQPAGQADLYWIPLGPSATDAQVKALIDSGIQFSHIFETEPQAADGTCPSAASGFRPINTETGRECLKLKAGQELAASRLETRRYAAYVGATTEFRKTEGITYNPTNHRLYVSFSELNSGMIHDPTNRDLGGPNHVRLARNDCGAVYEMAITPNAAIGSDYVAESASALVEGVWLGGPGGSLYPETSPYHDPTYTYVDSAGAIKTSPANLCSVSHIANPDNLSFINGYDTLLIGEDTVNGHQNDMVWAYNLSTRELTRIFSAPYGSETTGVYFYPDINGYAYIKTQVQHPYGESDTNKVGSDPSVTHSYTGYIGPFPAMN; encoded by the coding sequence TTGGCTGCGCTTGGGCTGTGGGCGTGTACGGGGGACACGGGACCGACGGGGCCCGCAGGGCCTGCGGGGCCCCCGGGCGACCCGGGTGACCCGGGCAGTCCAGGCGAGCCGGTCAAGTCTCTCAGCTTCACGCCCATCAACGTTGCGGTGACCGATGCACAGAAGCGGTCGGTCTATGCCAGCCCCAAGGCGCGGGTGAATGGGAAAGAGGTCTCCATCCAGTATGAGACCGTGATGCGCACGGGCCATTCCCTGACGGGGCATGTGTTCGGGCGCATGGTTCAGAAGAACGGCAGCCCGGTGAGAAACACCGACGGCTCGGAGTTCATCTCCCCGTCCAATGACTTCTCGGCGCTCATCCAGACGGGGAACAAGATCTTCGAGCTCACCCAGTTCGAGACCACCCCCGCGGCGATGTACCTGTCCGAGCTGAGCCAGGATGCCAACGGCAAGCTCACGGCCATCAGCACCCGGCCCATCGACTTCTCGGGCGTGGAAGGCTACTGGACGCCGTGCGCGGGCAGCGTGTCTCCGTGGAACACGAACCTCTCCAGTGAGGAGTACCCGGCGGATGCACGCCTCTTTGAGACCACGGCGTCGGTGAGCGCGCTTCCCTTGGCGGACCGCTCGATGCTCCGCTACTGGGGGCTGGATCCCACCACCGCGACCATCGAGGAGGCCAAGGCGGTCTACTCTCCCTACCGGTACGGCTTCGTGGTCGAGGTGGCCGTTGATGGCTCGGGAACCACCACCGTGACGAAGCACTATGCAGCGGGCCGGCGGGCGCTTGAGCTGGCGTATGTGATGCCGGATCGCAGAACGGCCTACCTGAGCGACGATGGCGTCAACGACGGCTTCAACATGTTCGTGGCGGCGCGGGCAGGGGACCTGTCCGAGGGCCAGCTTTACGCGGCGCGTTGGTTCCAGACCAGCCCTGCGGACCAGCCTGCGGGCCAGGCGGACCTCTACTGGATTCCGCTGGGCCCCAGCGCGACGGACGCGCAGGTGAAGGCGTTGATCGACAGCGGCATCCAGTTCTCCCACATCTTCGAGACGGAGCCCCAGGCTGCCGATGGCACATGCCCCAGTGCGGCCTCGGGCTTCCGGCCGATCAACACCGAGACGGGCCGTGAGTGCTTGAAGTTGAAGGCGGGCCAGGAACTGGCGGCCTCGCGCCTGGAGACGCGCCGGTATGCCGCCTATGTCGGGGCCACCACCGAGTTCCGCAAGACCGAGGGCATCACCTACAACCCCACCAACCACCGGCTCTACGTCTCCTTCAGCGAGCTGAACAGCGGGATGATCCATGATCCCACGAACCGGGATCTGGGCGGCCCCAACCATGTCCGGCTGGCCCGCAATGACTGTGGCGCGGTCTACGAGATGGCGATCACGCCCAATGCGGCCATTGGCAGTGACTACGTGGCCGAGTCCGCTTCGGCCCTGGTCGAGGGGGTGTGGCTGGGAGGCCCGGGCGGGAGCCTCTACCCGGAGACCAGCCCCTATCACGATCCCACCTACACGTATGTGGACAGCGCGGGCGCCATCAAAACCTCGCCGGCGAACCTGTGCAGCGTGAGCCACATCGCCAATCCCGACAACCTGTCCTTCATCAATGGGTACGACACGCTGCTCATTGGCGAGGACACCGTGAATGGCCACCAGAATGACATGGTGTGGGCCTACAACCTGAGCACGCGCGAGCTGACCCGCATCTTCTCCGCCCCCTATGGTTCGGAGACGACGGGCGTCTACTTCTACCCGGACATCAACGGGTACGCGTACATCAAGACCCAGGTGCAGCACCCGTACGGCGAGTCCGACACCAACAAGGTGGGGTCGGACCCCAGCGTGACGCACTCGTACACGGGCTACATTGGTCCCTTCCCCGCGATGAACTGA
- a CDS encoding cysteine hydrolase family protein yields the protein MPVKQSHAALLIIDVINDLEFPGGEKVLPWARKMVERLAPVAEQARRAGVPVIYVNDNFGQWRSNFDELFEYCTRSDARGREVALALKPHPDDYFIVKPKHSAFFSTSLVPLLEYLGTSHLILTGIATNLCVFFSAHDAHMHEYELSVLSDCCCAESDTDHDIALDQLKRFLKVRICRGAELDMAHLAGPPRTGPVA from the coding sequence ATGCCGGTGAAGCAGTCTCATGCCGCGCTGTTGATCATCGACGTCATCAATGATCTGGAATTTCCAGGGGGCGAGAAGGTCCTGCCTTGGGCCCGGAAGATGGTCGAGCGCCTCGCTCCCGTGGCCGAGCAGGCACGGCGCGCTGGAGTGCCGGTCATCTACGTCAATGACAACTTCGGCCAGTGGCGCAGCAACTTCGATGAACTCTTCGAGTACTGCACCCGGTCCGACGCCCGGGGCCGAGAGGTGGCCCTGGCGCTCAAGCCCCACCCGGACGACTACTTCATCGTCAAGCCCAAGCACTCGGCCTTCTTTTCGACCTCGCTGGTGCCGCTGCTGGAGTACCTGGGCACGTCCCATCTGATCCTGACGGGCATCGCCACGAACCTCTGCGTCTTCTTCAGCGCTCACGACGCGCACATGCACGAGTACGAACTCTCCGTGCTGAGCGATTGCTGCTGCGCCGAGAGCGATACCGATCACGACATCGCGCTGGATCAACTCAAGCGGTTCTTGAAGGTACGGATATGCCGGGGGGCGGAGCTGGACATGGCCCACCTGGCGGGCCCTCCCCGGACAGGGCCTGTCGCATGA
- a CDS encoding PEP/pyruvate-binding domain-containing protein, with amino-acid sequence MRFRTSTNSEDLEGFPCAGCYESHTGDPSDWEDVLDAIRETWASIWLFRTFEERAYSSIDHKSVVMALLVHHNFPDEEANGGALTANPFDPSGLQPGLYVNVQAGGDAEVVHPPPGITSDQFIYEFHQPGLPITYLSPSNLVNDGETVLTPAQVFELGKALDAIHERFSPAYGPKAGNIRDGDNEHLGKEG; translated from the coding sequence ATGCGGTTCCGCACCAGCACGAACAGCGAAGACCTGGAGGGGTTCCCATGCGCCGGGTGCTACGAGTCACACACCGGAGACCCCAGCGACTGGGAGGATGTCCTCGACGCCATCCGCGAGACCTGGGCCAGCATCTGGCTGTTCCGCACATTCGAGGAGCGCGCCTACAGCAGCATCGACCACAAGTCCGTCGTGATGGCCCTGCTGGTTCATCACAACTTCCCGGACGAAGAGGCCAATGGCGGGGCGCTCACGGCGAACCCCTTTGATCCCTCCGGCTTGCAGCCCGGGCTGTACGTCAACGTGCAAGCGGGCGGCGACGCGGAAGTGGTCCACCCTCCCCCTGGAATCACGAGCGATCAGTTCATCTATGAATTCCATCAACCCGGCCTCCCCATCACCTACCTGTCCCCCTCCAACCTGGTGAACGATGGGGAAACGGTGCTGACGCCCGCTCAGGTCTTCGAGCTGGGAAAGGCCCTGGATGCGATCCACGAGCGCTTCTCCCCGGCCTATGGCCCGAAGGCGGGCAACATCCGGGACGGGGACAATGAACACCTTGGCAAGGAAGGATGA
- a CDS encoding 3-hydroxybutyrate dehydrogenase — translation MGEMSQKCAVVTGAANGIGLAVAQALSAQGARVLMADLDEERGQAAARELPNALFQRTDIASREDCRTLVARAEREWGRLDILVNNAGLQHVSPVEDFPEDRWEHLLRIMLVGPFLLTKYALPMMYARRWGRIINMSSLHGLVASPYKSAYVSAKHGLMGLTKTVALEAADKGVTVNAVCPSYVRTPLVEKQIADQARVHGLSETEVIEKVMLAPAAVKRLLEPSEVAAYVMFLCSEAAGGVTGGAQVIDCGWTAR, via the coding sequence ATGGGAGAGATGTCGCAGAAGTGTGCGGTGGTGACGGGAGCGGCCAACGGAATCGGGCTTGCGGTGGCGCAGGCGCTGAGCGCTCAGGGGGCCCGGGTGTTGATGGCGGATCTGGACGAGGAGCGTGGCCAGGCGGCGGCCCGTGAACTGCCAAACGCGCTCTTTCAGCGCACGGACATTGCCTCACGCGAGGATTGCCGGACCCTGGTGGCTCGCGCGGAGCGGGAGTGGGGGCGGCTGGACATCCTGGTCAACAACGCTGGCCTCCAGCATGTCTCGCCCGTGGAGGACTTTCCGGAGGATCGATGGGAGCACCTCCTGCGCATCATGCTGGTCGGCCCCTTCCTGCTGACGAAGTACGCCTTGCCGATGATGTACGCCCGGCGCTGGGGGCGCATCATCAACATGTCCTCCCTGCATGGGCTGGTGGCCTCCCCCTACAAGTCGGCCTACGTCTCGGCGAAGCACGGCTTGATGGGGCTGACGAAGACGGTCGCGCTGGAGGCGGCGGACAAGGGGGTCACGGTGAACGCGGTCTGTCCCAGCTACGTGCGGACGCCACTGGTGGAGAAGCAGATCGCGGACCAGGCGCGGGTCCATGGGCTGTCCGAGACCGAGGTCATCGAGAAGGTGATGCTGGCGCCCGCGGCGGTGAAGCGGCTGTTGGAGCCAAGTGAGGTGGCCGCCTACGTGATGTTCCTTTGCTCCGAGGCGGCCGGGGGAGTCACGGGAGGGGCGCAGGTCATCGACTGCGGATGGACCGCGCGTTAG
- a CDS encoding MFS transporter, whose product MFFPSFDPLTGTMAAFATFAVGFIARPLGGVVFGHFGDKLGRKAMLSATLMIMGAATFFVGLLPTYETIGPWAPALLVLLRMLQGFGLGGEWGGAVLMAVEHSPANRRGFYGSWPQTGAPAGLLVATAVFSYFSRLPEAEFLSWGWRVPFLLSAVLIGIGVFIRLSVSESPVFRNRKKDAEAPKLPVLDALRTYPRQILLAMGARFAENGFFYIITTFVLTYGTERLGLPRSTLLNGVLVATSIHLVAIPAFGAASDRLGRRPVYLAGALGCGLLAFPFFWLLDTKETGLIWMAITLGIVAHAAMYGPQASFFSELFGTRVRYSGASLGYQLASVFAGGLSPIIATALLARFQGQSWPISIYMVGLALITLVSVYLSAETFREQLTEEDSLPASQEHEPGKDAA is encoded by the coding sequence TTGTTCTTCCCGTCGTTTGATCCGCTCACGGGAACGATGGCGGCCTTCGCCACCTTTGCCGTCGGCTTCATCGCCCGTCCGCTGGGAGGGGTGGTGTTCGGCCATTTCGGCGACAAGCTGGGCCGCAAGGCCATGCTGAGCGCCACCCTGATGATCATGGGGGCGGCGACGTTCTTCGTGGGATTGCTGCCCACGTACGAGACGATTGGCCCTTGGGCCCCAGCGCTCCTGGTGCTCCTGAGAATGCTTCAGGGGTTCGGACTGGGTGGCGAGTGGGGCGGCGCGGTGCTGATGGCCGTGGAGCACTCCCCCGCCAATCGGCGTGGCTTTTATGGGAGCTGGCCGCAGACCGGCGCCCCCGCGGGACTGCTGGTGGCCACCGCCGTGTTTTCGTATTTCTCCCGCCTGCCCGAGGCCGAGTTCCTCTCGTGGGGCTGGCGCGTGCCCTTCCTGCTCAGCGCCGTCCTCATCGGCATCGGCGTGTTCATCCGCCTAAGCGTGTCCGAGTCTCCCGTTTTCCGCAACCGGAAGAAGGACGCGGAAGCCCCCAAGCTGCCCGTGCTGGACGCGCTGCGGACCTACCCCCGGCAGATCCTCCTGGCCATGGGGGCGCGCTTCGCGGAGAACGGCTTCTTCTACATCATCACCACGTTCGTCCTCACCTACGGCACCGAGCGGTTGGGGCTCCCGCGGTCCACCTTGCTCAACGGCGTGCTGGTGGCCACCAGCATCCACCTGGTGGCCATTCCCGCGTTTGGAGCCGCCTCGGACCGCCTGGGCCGCCGCCCGGTGTATCTGGCCGGGGCCCTGGGGTGTGGACTCCTGGCCTTCCCCTTCTTCTGGTTGCTCGACACGAAGGAGACCGGACTCATCTGGATGGCCATCACCCTGGGCATCGTGGCCCACGCGGCCATGTACGGCCCTCAGGCCAGCTTCTTCTCCGAGCTGTTCGGCACCCGTGTCCGGTACAGCGGTGCCTCGCTCGGCTATCAGCTCGCCTCGGTCTTCGCCGGCGGCCTGTCTCCCATCATCGCCACCGCGCTGCTCGCCCGGTTCCAAGGCCAATCCTGGCCCATCTCCATCTACATGGTCGGGCTGGCCCTCATCACCCTCGTCTCCGTGTACCTCTCCGCGGAGACCTTCCGGGAACAGCTCACGGAAGAAGACTCCCTCCCGGCGAGCCAGGAGCATGAACCGGGGAAGGACGCGGCGTGA
- the tnpC gene encoding IS66 family transposase, with protein sequence MSRPTTVQEQGAGPEPRPEPPGEASDMEAVRAYMRQLLEEGRGEEAIELLLGLLGRLREEHSSTAMRLKEALRQLYGRRSEKTPASSLQLLLSLLTQPPPGPPEADSGAQAPAAAPAAPPEQAPKKPPRRVLARGAKALPAHLERREVQVEPSAEECTCPECGQPRKSIGQEVSQRLELEPARFYVRVEKRPKLACARCKEGVVAAPAGETPLPGALPGPGLLAQLLVGKYRDGLPVHRQQAIFDKRYGVKLPPSTLGDWVAGASDLLVPLVALLKRRTLSDFLLHTDDTGVRVLDKEDARGVKRGHLWPYIGQGGNLFVEYTPDWSSQGPQAVLANFQGYLVVDGYKGYQALFGHASPRTEVGCWMHARRGFERAHLAGDARGSTVLALVQKLYAVERQATQASLSCQARLALRLEKSAPVCLELFGLLTDWAPHVPPKTPLGKAIAYALHRSVPLGRFLEDGRVPLDNGEAERLIKLIVLGRKNWLFLGSDAAGHRAAAVYSLVLSCYRLEMDPWAYFRDVLPKLGDTLFPASRIAELLPEAWAQQPAQQR encoded by the coding sequence ATGAGCAGGCCCACAACAGTCCAGGAGCAGGGGGCCGGGCCGGAGCCGAGACCGGAGCCCCCCGGCGAAGCCAGTGACATGGAGGCGGTGCGTGCGTACATGCGGCAGTTGCTGGAGGAGGGCCGAGGTGAGGAGGCCATCGAGTTGTTGCTGGGCCTTTTAGGAAGGCTGCGCGAGGAGCATTCCAGCACGGCGATGAGGCTGAAGGAGGCGTTGAGGCAACTGTACGGGCGCAGGAGTGAGAAGACCCCCGCCAGTTCCCTGCAACTGCTGCTGTCACTGCTCACCCAGCCGCCGCCTGGCCCGCCCGAGGCCGACAGCGGAGCGCAAGCGCCTGCGGCGGCCCCAGCCGCCCCGCCGGAGCAGGCGCCGAAGAAGCCGCCCCGGCGTGTCCTGGCGCGCGGCGCCAAGGCGCTGCCGGCCCACCTGGAGCGGCGCGAGGTGCAGGTGGAGCCTTCTGCCGAAGAGTGTACGTGTCCTGAATGCGGTCAGCCCAGGAAGAGCATTGGCCAGGAAGTCAGCCAGCGGTTGGAATTGGAGCCCGCGCGCTTCTATGTGCGAGTGGAGAAGCGGCCCAAGCTGGCGTGTGCTCGCTGTAAGGAGGGTGTGGTGGCCGCCCCCGCGGGCGAGACGCCGCTGCCAGGAGCGTTGCCGGGCCCCGGCCTGCTGGCGCAGCTGTTGGTAGGCAAGTACCGAGACGGCCTACCGGTGCACCGCCAGCAGGCCATTTTCGATAAACGGTATGGGGTGAAGCTGCCGCCTTCCACCCTGGGCGACTGGGTGGCCGGTGCCAGCGACTTGCTGGTGCCCCTGGTGGCGCTGCTCAAGCGCCGAACGCTCAGTGACTTCCTGCTGCATACTGATGACACCGGGGTGCGAGTGCTGGACAAGGAGGACGCGCGTGGCGTCAAGCGCGGCCACCTCTGGCCTTACATCGGCCAGGGCGGCAATCTCTTCGTCGAGTACACACCGGATTGGAGTAGCCAGGGGCCCCAGGCGGTGCTGGCCAACTTCCAGGGCTATCTCGTGGTGGACGGCTACAAAGGCTACCAGGCGCTCTTCGGCCACGCTTCGCCTCGCACCGAGGTGGGATGTTGGATGCACGCCCGGCGTGGCTTCGAGCGTGCTCACCTGGCAGGTGACGCGCGTGGCAGCACAGTGCTGGCCCTCGTGCAGAAACTGTATGCCGTGGAACGCCAAGCCACCCAAGCCAGTCTGTCCTGCCAAGCCCGGCTGGCGCTGCGCTTGGAGAAGAGCGCTCCGGTCTGTCTCGAACTCTTCGGTTTGCTGACGGATTGGGCTCCTCACGTGCCCCCGAAAACGCCGCTGGGTAAGGCCATTGCCTATGCGCTCCACCGCTCTGTCCCCTTGGGCCGCTTCCTCGAGGATGGACGCGTGCCTCTGGACAATGGAGAGGCCGAACGGCTCATCAAGCTGATTGTCCTCGGCAGGAAGAACTGGCTCTTCCTGGGCAGCGACGCCGCAGGCCACCGCGCGGCGGCTGTCTATTCCCTGGTCCTCAGCTGCTATCGGCTGGAGATGGACCCCTGGGCTTACTTTCGCGACGTGTTGCCCAAACTCGGTGACACCCTCTTCCCCGCCTCTCGCATCGCGGAGCTCCTCCCCGAGGCGTGGGCACAGCAACCAGCTCAGCAGCGATAG
- the tnpB gene encoding IS66 family insertion sequence element accessory protein TnpB (TnpB, as the term is used for proteins encoded by IS66 family insertion elements, is considered an accessory protein, since TnpC, encoded by a neighboring gene, is a DDE family transposase.): MLRLPEGVKIWVATAPCDMRKQADGLSALVEGSLGQAPKSGHLFVFFSRRRDFVRILFWETNGYCTVSKRLEAGRFRVPEPVEGQGAVHLEARQLAEVLALVETGSGVRQRPVH; encoded by the coding sequence ATGCTGAGACTGCCGGAGGGGGTGAAAATCTGGGTGGCGACGGCGCCGTGCGACATGAGAAAGCAGGCCGACGGGTTGAGCGCACTGGTGGAGGGAAGCTTGGGCCAGGCGCCGAAGTCTGGCCACCTGTTTGTCTTCTTCTCGCGAAGGAGAGATTTCGTGAGGATTCTGTTCTGGGAGACGAATGGATATTGCACGGTGAGCAAGAGACTGGAGGCAGGACGCTTCCGGGTGCCTGAGCCGGTAGAAGGCCAGGGAGCGGTGCACCTGGAGGCGAGGCAACTGGCCGAAGTGCTGGCCCTGGTAGAGACAGGCAGCGGGGTGCGCCAGAGGCCGGTGCATTGA
- the tnpA gene encoding IS66 family insertion sequence element accessory protein TnpA: protein MTTSAETTKTEEPGWLAAARQPRWTPEIAAEVVRAWQKEGGAQSAFMRKHGLPRERLRFWSRRRAEWEQKEKPAMGFVPVEVTPEAPSQRRQGVGEAVVVEVKGVRVRVEGGASQELVERVLRALQRVQGC, encoded by the coding sequence ATGACGACCAGCGCAGAGACGACAAAGACAGAAGAGCCAGGGTGGTTGGCAGCGGCCCGACAACCGAGGTGGACGCCGGAAATAGCAGCCGAGGTGGTACGAGCCTGGCAGAAGGAAGGAGGAGCGCAGAGCGCGTTCATGCGCAAGCACGGGCTGCCCCGAGAGAGGCTGCGATTCTGGTCGAGGAGGCGCGCAGAGTGGGAGCAGAAAGAGAAACCTGCAATGGGCTTCGTGCCGGTGGAGGTGACGCCGGAGGCACCGAGTCAAAGGAGGCAGGGAGTTGGGGAGGCGGTAGTGGTGGAAGTGAAGGGAGTGAGGGTGAGGGTGGAGGGGGGAGCCAGCCAGGAGTTGGTGGAGCGGGTGCTGAGAGCTCTCCAGCGGGTGCAAGGATGCTGA
- a CDS encoding tyrosine-type recombinase/integrase — MTRKTKAKPKPRKGDPRQEELPITETPTLEALFEWYEKERLCHQKRNTRDAYKTSFRAALKRFGKHGKPSKGQVQGWLSERVRKAEILPSTANVVRAHLHRVYALARDLRWPLLLNVAAFPCFPDVPKKPEGLRDTYRTWPMLLACMPDARARAFLSFQRWEGLRVSEVLGLEWKHVKWDAEGGPQVIVEQQRSARRTVPGTLKNDAAPAAFPLSDETVRLLRELRRDFMAARPMLGAVRSGLAGRRPCRDGAVRSYVFPYFMAHVLIIGRRLGLTAPEEFPEGIRGLRAPKRFHRLRHTFGTETVNTVGVEVAKGLLRHKFINTTVLYADAVRGRVLDKDALKKVRREAQARQAQAVEEASGAISLSGKANGTGGVSEAVKPRSYGEGYSGRSRTTRWRFQ; from the coding sequence ATGACGCGGAAGACGAAGGCGAAGCCAAAGCCGAGAAAGGGGGACCCGAGACAGGAGGAGCTGCCAATCACGGAGACGCCCACCCTTGAGGCTCTCTTTGAGTGGTACGAGAAAGAGCGGCTCTGCCACCAGAAGCGCAATACGCGAGACGCCTACAAGACGAGCTTCCGTGCAGCGCTCAAGCGGTTTGGAAAGCATGGGAAGCCGTCGAAAGGGCAAGTGCAGGGCTGGCTGTCGGAGAGGGTTCGGAAGGCGGAAATTCTACCGTCAACAGCGAACGTTGTTCGCGCTCACCTCCACCGCGTCTATGCACTGGCCCGGGATCTTCGGTGGCCGCTGCTCCTCAATGTCGCGGCCTTCCCGTGCTTCCCTGACGTGCCGAAAAAGCCAGAGGGGCTTAGGGATACCTACCGCACGTGGCCAATGCTCCTTGCCTGCATGCCCGACGCGCGTGCGCGTGCGTTTCTGTCGTTCCAGAGGTGGGAGGGTCTTCGGGTGTCTGAAGTCTTGGGGCTGGAGTGGAAGCACGTGAAGTGGGATGCGGAGGGCGGGCCTCAAGTTATTGTGGAGCAGCAGCGGAGCGCACGCCGCACGGTTCCGGGGACGCTGAAGAACGATGCGGCCCCTGCCGCGTTCCCCCTGTCGGACGAGACGGTACGCCTGTTGCGCGAGCTGCGGCGTGATTTCATGGCCGCGCGGCCCATGCTCGGGGCGGTGCGCTCGGGATTGGCTGGGCGCCGTCCCTGCCGAGATGGTGCGGTGCGCAGCTACGTGTTCCCGTACTTCATGGCCCACGTGCTCATCATCGGGCGCCGTCTCGGCCTGACTGCGCCAGAAGAGTTCCCGGAGGGTATTCGCGGACTGCGCGCACCGAAGCGCTTCCACCGGCTGCGCCACACGTTCGGCACGGAGACCGTAAACACGGTCGGGGTGGAGGTGGCCAAGGGGCTGCTGAGGCACAAGTTCATCAACACCACCGTCCTCTATGCGGACGCGGTGCGTGGAAGGGTGCTCGACAAGGACGCGCTCAAGAAAGTGCGGCGGGAGGCTCAGGCCCGCCAAGCGCAGGCAGTGGAGGAGGCCTCCGGGGCTATTTCCTTGAGCGGAAAGGCAAATGGGACCGGAGGGGTATCAGAGGCAGTGAAACCGCGTAGTTACGGCGAGGGGTATTCAGGAAGAAGTCGTACCACTCGATGGCGGTTCCAATGA